The genomic stretch CTTTTTTCTGCGCTTTCCTGCCGCAATTCATTGATCATTCAATGCCGGTGTTGCCACAGGTCTGCATACTCGGCGTGACCTTTGTGACGCTGGCCGTGATCAATGCCGCCCTGTATGCGCTGCTGGCTGTTCGCGCGCGGGCCGCGGTCTCCAGCCCTTATGCCATGAAAATGGTCAATCGGACTGGTGGAACCGCCCTCATCGGAGCCGGGCTGCTTACAGCGGCCCTGCGTCGGGCCTAATCGGTGGCGAGCATCAACTGTTGGCCTGCTTTCGTTGTGCCAGCAGACGCCTGTAGTAGGACAGGAACAGGCAGGTCATGGGCAGGGCGATGAGCAGGCCGAGGAATCCGAGCAGCTTCCCCCACACCGAAAGTGCCAGCAGGATGAGCCACGGAGAAAGGCCGAGGCTCTTTCCCTGAATTTTCGGAACAAGAAAGCCGTCCTGTATGGCCTGAACCACACCGAACACAAGCAGCACCAGTGCCATGCCCACCCAAGGGGAGTTGCCGGCCTCTATGGCACTGAGAGCGCCCAGCGGAATGGCTGGAATCAGGCCGATGATCGTCAAGTACGGTGCGATATTGAGCATACCTGCGAACATGCCGAGGACCAATGCCATGGGCAGTCCTATGATGATGAAGCCGATGGACAGCAGCACACCCACGATAAAAGCGATCAGTATCTGGCTGCGGAAATAGCGGCTCATGGTCAATTCGAACTCATCCAGAAATTCCACGATTCCCTTGCGGTAGTCTTCGGGAAGATATTCCTGCCAACTGTTCTTGATACGACCGAAATCGGCCAGCAGAAAGACCATGTACAGCAGGACGATGGCGATGCCGATAATGCTGGTTGCAAAGCTGGTCGCTCCACGGACAATCCCCTTGATGCCGGGAACCAGTTTGTCGAACGTGCCTTGAATCATCTCAAGGGCGCCATCGGAAGTGAAGACGCGCTGCAAGTCTTTGTCCTGTATAATGGCCTGCAGGTCGTCCCACAGGTCGGGCGGAATGTATTCGAGCACCCGCTGGGCGTAGTCCTTGTTGTTCGCCAGTTCCTTGAGCACCGTGCCCATATGGGAAAATTCGGCCAGCATGGTGGGGATGACAGTCATGATGACGGCGGCAACCGTGATCAGGGTCAAGAGCATGGTCGCAAAAACCGCTACCCCTCTGCTGTTGACCTTGCGTTCGATGAAGTCGGTCAATGGATTGAGCAGATAGGCCAGCAGCAG from Pseudodesulfovibrio profundus encodes the following:
- a CDS encoding AI-2E family transporter codes for the protein MFNSDKPYTLDSVVRMVLSAGFIVSMIWLLGYLSSALIPFVTALLLAYLLNPLTDFIERKVNSRGVAVFATMLLTLITVAAVIMTVIPTMLAEFSHMGTVLKELANNKDYAQRVLEYIPPDLWDDLQAIIQDKDLQRVFTSDGALEMIQGTFDKLVPGIKGIVRGATSFATSIIGIAIVLLYMVFLLADFGRIKNSWQEYLPEDYRKGIVEFLDEFELTMSRYFRSQILIAFIVGVLLSIGFIIIGLPMALVLGMFAGMLNIAPYLTIIGLIPAIPLGALSAIEAGNSPWVGMALVLLVFGVVQAIQDGFLVPKIQGKSLGLSPWLILLALSVWGKLLGFLGLLIALPMTCLFLSYYRRLLAQRKQANS